The genomic interval ACCGACGACGGTTCGCTGATGCCGGGCATGGCCACCGACGCGGAGCTGGCGGCCCTCACGGCCGCGAAGGGCGAGAAGGCCGAGGTGCTGTTCCTGCGGCTGATGACCGTGCACCACCGCGCCGGTGCGGACATGGCGCAGGCGGCCGCCGGTGCGGCGAAGACGGACGCCATCCGGAATCTGGCGGCGGGCATGGTCAGCGGCCAGCAGTCGGAGATCGGCCTGATGGCGAACATGCTGAAGGACCGGGGCGCGGGGCCCTGAGCGAGGCCGATCGGAGGGGGCGGTTCGGGCCGGACGGCCGGAACCGCCCCCTTGCGTGACGCCTCCCCTTCCGCTTCCGCGCTACCGCCCGTTCCCGGCCCCCGCCGGGAGCCCCGCATCACATAGGCTCGGCGACGATATGAAGAGCATCCTCACTCCGCTGGGGCCCAAGGCCGACAAGGACACCGTGCGACGGCACAATCTGAGCCTGGTACTCCGCGCCGTACGGGACGAGGGCGAGCGGGGCGAGGCGACCCGGGCCGGAGTGGCCGCCCGGGTCGGGCTGACCCGGGCCGCGGTGTCCTCGCTCGTCGAGCAGCTGATGGACAGCGGGTTCCTCACCGAGTCGGGCAAGACGTTCAGCGGACAGGCGGGCCGCCCCGGCACCGCGCTCAAGGTGGCCAGGACCGGACCGGCCGGGCTCGGCGTGGAGATCAACATCGATTACGTCTCGGTGTGCGTGGTCGACCTGGCGGGCACCGGCCGGGTCCGGCAGACCGAGCACCTCGACAACCGGGGCGCGCCCGCCGAGGAGGCCCTGGCCCGGGCGGCCCGGATCGCCGCGCGGACCCTGGAGTCGGCGTACGAGCAGGAGTTGCGGCCGGTGGGCGCGGCGCTGGCGCTGCCGGGTCTGGTCTCCGGCGGGTCGGTGCGGCAGGCTCCGAACCTCGGCTGGAACGAGGTCCCGGCGCAGGAGCTGTTCGCCGAGGCGCTGGCCGCCCTGCGCCCCGGCCACCCGGTGCTGCCGGTCGCCTCGGAGAACGAGGCCAATCTCGCGGCACTGGCCGAGCTGTGGTTCGGCGGTCTGGGGGATGTGCGGAGCTTCCTCTATCTGACCGGGGAGATCGGGGTGGGCGGCGCACTCGTCCTGGGCGGCGAACTGCTGCGCGGTGCGCACGGTTTCGCCGGGGAGATCGGGCATGTGGTGGTGGATCCGGCGGGGCCGGAGTGCCGGTGCGGTTCACGGGGGTGCCTGGAGCAGTACGCCGGCCAGGCGGCGCTGCTGCGGGCGGCCGGGGTCGAGGGCCTCGGGGGCGCCTCCGGGGTGCTGGAGCTGGAGCGGCGCGCGGGCGCCGGGGACCCGCGCGCGGTGGCCGCGGTCGGTGAGGCGGGCCGGATGCTGGGCCGGGTCCTGTCGGGCGCGGTGAACCTGATCGACCCGGACGCGGTGGTGCTCGGCGGGATCTACCGGGGGCTGATGCCGTGGCTGGCGCCGCCCGCCGACGAGGAGCTGACCGGCCGGGTGGTGTCGGGGCTCTGGTCGCCGGGCAGTGGCCGGCTCCGGGCGTCGTCGGTGGCGGGCGACGCGGCGCGGGGCGCGGCGGCGCTCGTGGTGCAGGATGTGCTGGACGATCCGGTGGCGTACGCGGAGCCGTCCGGCGGCTGAGCCGGGGCCGTCCCACCGGCTGGGGCCGGGGCCGGACGGCTTCGGGCCCGGCCGGTGGGACGGCCCCGGCGGGTCCAGCCCGACGGGTCCGACCCGGCGGGACGCGCGCGGTGGGCCGGACCCGGCGAGCCAAACCAGTGGGTCGGGCCGGGTCCCAGGCCGGTGGCTCAGCCCGGCGGGACGAACCGGGGCGGGCCGAACCGATGGGTCAGGCCCGGCGGGCCGAACCGGTGCGGGTCAGCGCACGGCGAGCAGGTGGTCCATGGCGAGCTGGTCCAGTGCCTCGAAGGCCATGCCGCGTTCCGCGGCGGCGTCCACGTCGAAGTCCTCGTACGCGCTGCGGTCGGCGAGCAGGCCCGCCAGTCCCTCGCCGGCGGTGGGGCGCGCCAGTTCGTCCAGGCGGGACGCGCGCAGGGCCGCCCGCACCTCGGGGTCGGCGCGGAAGGCGGCGGCCCGCTCCTTGAGGATGAGGTAGTTGCGCATGCAGCCCGCGGCGGAGGCCCAGACACCGTCGTAGTCCTCGGTGCGCGGGGGCTTGAAGTCGAAGTGGCGGGGGCCTTCGTAGCCGCTCTCCAACAGGTCGACGAGCCAGAACGCCTGGCGCAGATCGCCCGCGCCGAAGCGCAGGTCCTGGTCGTACTTGATGCCGGACTGGCCGTTGAGGTCGATGTGGAAGAGCTTGTCCGCCCACATGGCCTGGGCGATGCCGTGCGGGAAGTTGAGCCCGGCCATCTGCTCGTGCCCGGTCTCCGGGTTGACGCCGACCAGCTCGGGGCGCTCCAGGCGCTCGATGAAGGCCAGGGCGTGGCCGATGGTGGGCAGCAGGATGTCGCCGCGCGGCTCGTTCGGCTTGGGCTCGATGGCGAAGCGGAGGTCGTAACCCTGCTCGACGACGTACTCGCCCAACAGGTCGAAGGCCTCCTTCATCCGGTGGAGGGCGAGGCGGACGTCCTTCGCCCCGCCGGACTCGGCCCCCTCGCGGCCGCCCCACGCCACGAAGGTGCTCGCGCCCAGTTCGACGGCGAGGTCGATGTTGCGCAGGGTCTTGCGGAGTGCGTAGCGACGTACACCACGGTCGTTGGCGGTGAATCCGCCGTCCTTGAAGACGGGGTGGGTGAAGAGGTTCGTCGTCACCATGGGCACGACGAGCCCGCTGTCGTCGACCGCCGTACGGAAGCGCTTGACGATCCTTTCGCGCTCGGTCTCCGGCGCGCCGAAGGGGATCAGATCGTCGTCGTGGAAGGTCACCCCCCAAGCGCCCAGCTCCGCGAGCCGCCGCACCGAGTCCACGGGGTCGATGGCCGCGCGGGTCGCGTCGCCGAAGGGGTCCCGGCCCTGCCAGCCCACGGTCCACAGGCCGAAGCTGAACTTGTCCTCGGGGGTGGGGGTGAAGCGTTCCGTCATCGTCGTCCGACCGCCTTCGCCTGCCATCGGGACGCCCGGCCGCCAGCCCGGCACCCCTATTTGTTCAGTGTCATGACTAATCAAGCACACTCCACCACGGCCAGGGAACCCCCCTGCCGGGCGAAGCCGGTCCCGCCCCCTGTGCAGGGCGGCGGCCATCCCGTAATTTGTTCGTGCCCCAGCCAAATGATCAGGCCGTCCCGTGCGAAAGAGGCTCCCCATGCCGTCACCCGCCGTCGTCATCGGCGTGGACAGCTCGACCCAGTCCACCAAGGCCGCTTTCATCGACGCCGCGACCGGCGAGCAGCTCGCCGTGGGGCGCGCTCCGCACGTGGTCACCGGCGAGGCCGGGGCCCGGGAGAGCGATCCGGAGATCTGGTGGCGGGCCCTGTGCGAGGCGGTGGCCGCCGGGCTGAAGGAGTCCGGCCTTCCCGCCCGCGCGGTCACCGGCATCGCGGTCGCCGGGCAGCAGCACGGGCTCGTCGTACTGGACGGCGCGGGTCGGCCGCTGCGCCCCGCGCTGCTGTGGAACGACACCCGCTCCGCGCCGCAGGCCGCCGCGCTCACCGACGCGCTCGGCGGGCCCGGGGCCTGGGCGGAACGGACCGGGTCCGTGCCGGTCGCCTCGATCACCGCGTCCAAGTGGCAGTGGCTGCGCGAGACGGACCCCGCGAGCGCCGCGAACGCGGCGGCGGTCCGGCTCCCCCACGACTTCCTGACCGAACGCCTCTCGGGCGTCGCCGCCACCGACCCCGGGGACGCCTCGGGCAGTGGCTGGTACTCCACCGCCACCGGCGCCTACGACCCCCATCTGCTGGAGCTGCTCGGTCTGGACGCGGCGCTGCTCCCGGAGGTCGCGCCCACCGGGGCGGCCAGGATCGGCTCGCTCACCGAGTCGGCGGCGCGAGCACTCGGGCTGCCCGCCGGCATCGCGGTGGCGGCCGGCACCGGCGACAACATGAGCGCCGCCGTGGGCCTCGGGCTGGGCGGCGACGGGCTGCTGGACCACCCGGCCCTCAGCCTCGGCACCTCCGGCACGGTGTTCGCCGCCTCCCGCACCCGGCCCGCGTCCACCGCGCTGAACGGGTTCGCCGCCGCCGACGGCACGTACCTCCCGCTGGCCTGCACCCTCAACTGCACGCTCGCCGTGGACAAGGTGGCCGCCCTGCTCGGCCTGGACCGCGAGGACGCGACGCCCGGCGGCAAGGCCGTCCTGCTCCCCTACCTCGACGGCGAACGGACCCCCGACCTGCCGACCGCCTCCGGACTGCTGACCGGGCTGCGCCACGACACCACCCGGCAGCAACTGCTGGGCGCCGCCTACGAGGGCGCGGCCGTCACCGTGC from Streptomyces sp. CA-278952 carries:
- a CDS encoding ROK family protein, whose translation is MKSILTPLGPKADKDTVRRHNLSLVLRAVRDEGERGEATRAGVAARVGLTRAAVSSLVEQLMDSGFLTESGKTFSGQAGRPGTALKVARTGPAGLGVEINIDYVSVCVVDLAGTGRVRQTEHLDNRGAPAEEALARAARIAARTLESAYEQELRPVGAALALPGLVSGGSVRQAPNLGWNEVPAQELFAEALAALRPGHPVLPVASENEANLAALAELWFGGLGDVRSFLYLTGEIGVGGALVLGGELLRGAHGFAGEIGHVVVDPAGPECRCGSRGCLEQYAGQAALLRAAGVEGLGGASGVLELERRAGAGDPRAVAAVGEAGRMLGRVLSGAVNLIDPDAVVLGGIYRGLMPWLAPPADEELTGRVVSGLWSPGSGRLRASSVAGDAARGAAALVVQDVLDDPVAYAEPSGG
- the xylA gene encoding xylose isomerase; its protein translation is MTERFTPTPEDKFSFGLWTVGWQGRDPFGDATRAAIDPVDSVRRLAELGAWGVTFHDDDLIPFGAPETERERIVKRFRTAVDDSGLVVPMVTTNLFTHPVFKDGGFTANDRGVRRYALRKTLRNIDLAVELGASTFVAWGGREGAESGGAKDVRLALHRMKEAFDLLGEYVVEQGYDLRFAIEPKPNEPRGDILLPTIGHALAFIERLERPELVGVNPETGHEQMAGLNFPHGIAQAMWADKLFHIDLNGQSGIKYDQDLRFGAGDLRQAFWLVDLLESGYEGPRHFDFKPPRTEDYDGVWASAAGCMRNYLILKERAAAFRADPEVRAALRASRLDELARPTAGEGLAGLLADRSAYEDFDVDAAAERGMAFEALDQLAMDHLLAVR
- the xylB gene encoding xylulokinase translates to MPSPAVVIGVDSSTQSTKAAFIDAATGEQLAVGRAPHVVTGEAGARESDPEIWWRALCEAVAAGLKESGLPARAVTGIAVAGQQHGLVVLDGAGRPLRPALLWNDTRSAPQAAALTDALGGPGAWAERTGSVPVASITASKWQWLRETDPASAANAAAVRLPHDFLTERLSGVAATDPGDASGSGWYSTATGAYDPHLLELLGLDAALLPEVAPTGAARIGSLTESAARALGLPAGIAVAAGTGDNMSAAVGLGLGGDGLLDHPALSLGTSGTVFAASRTRPASTALNGFAAADGTYLPLACTLNCTLAVDKVAALLGLDREDATPGGKAVLLPYLDGERTPDLPTASGLLTGLRHDTTRQQLLGAAYEGAAVTVLRAMDELLSACGLDPHAPEVAARPLRLIGGGAQGRRWVETVRRLSGRPLVIPGSGELVALGAAALAASAAGGGDPVALATAWQKSGTDRRLPPVERDMETWERVTSVLERASGPLLTGP